The Candidatus Stygibacter australis genome includes a region encoding these proteins:
- the pstC gene encoding phosphate ABC transporter permease subunit PstC: MNNYKEKLFKAITYTAALFTIIFLFGIIASIFYGGAPVITHDLGPLPIEGKQRKFQRPWQLMEKEKSQRAYCEVYIDNLPATTQDEVAAFIDGECRAVAKIKDKDGLSLAVLDIQAEAAESGKIINFAIYDHSSNDVFTALGVAILDFSEEIGESEYPILCESGSPYVSPDLTSNESNIYIGGEPQIFLRPWLISHPDGAGITTAYCEINIDGKPAATGEVGAFVNGKCRGTAVITRKGKKSIATLKIFGSKNEIIQFAVWDASPKEVLGINFTTSTNPGGEIGNSPDKSLIIQYFSKLKDFVFGFSWHPTSTPGKFGILTLIVGSLLVTLGALVFAVPFGVGSAIYISEIASPRMREIIKPVIELLAGIPSVVYGLFGMAFLAPMLMKWFHLNAGLNILNASIILGIMVIPIISSMSEDALSMVPKSLRQASFGLGANRWETIMKVTLPAAKTGVAGSILLGFGRAIGETMVVIMVAGGSPQFPKSIFQSVRPMTSAIAAEMGETAHGTMHFHALYGIAVVLFLITFITNLTSELVFHRRKK, encoded by the coding sequence ATGAATAATTATAAAGAGAAATTATTTAAGGCAATCACCTATACGGCTGCCTTATTTACGATTATTTTTCTATTTGGGATCATTGCCAGTATTTTTTATGGAGGTGCGCCCGTGATCACCCATGATCTGGGTCCATTACCCATAGAGGGAAAGCAGCGGAAATTTCAGCGTCCCTGGCAACTTATGGAAAAAGAAAAAAGCCAGAGAGCTTATTGCGAGGTTTATATAGATAATTTACCGGCAACTACGCAGGATGAAGTGGCTGCTTTCATTGATGGAGAATGTCGGGCAGTAGCAAAAATAAAAGATAAAGATGGGCTGTCACTTGCTGTTCTGGATATTCAGGCAGAGGCAGCAGAATCAGGGAAGATCATAAATTTTGCCATCTATGATCATAGCAGTAATGATGTATTTACGGCATTGGGAGTAGCTATTTTAGATTTCAGTGAAGAAATTGGAGAATCAGAATATCCCATTCTTTGCGAAAGCGGTTCACCATATGTTTCACCGGATTTGACATCTAATGAAAGTAATATCTATATTGGTGGTGAACCCCAGATATTTCTGCGACCATGGCTGATATCACATCCCGATGGAGCAGGCATCACAACAGCCTATTGTGAGATAAATATAGATGGGAAACCAGCAGCAACAGGAGAAGTTGGAGCTTTTGTGAATGGAAAATGCCGCGGTACTGCGGTTATTACCAGGAAAGGGAAAAAATCAATTGCTACATTGAAAATATTTGGTTCAAAAAATGAGATAATCCAGTTTGCTGTCTGGGATGCCTCCCCAAAAGAGGTACTCGGCATAAATTTCACTACCAGCACTAACCCAGGCGGAGAAATTGGTAATTCTCCTGATAAGTCGTTGATTATTCAGTATTTTTCCAAGCTTAAGGATTTCGTTTTTGGCTTTTCCTGGCATCCCACTTCTACCCCCGGCAAATTTGGGATTCTCACGCTTATAGTCGGTTCTCTGCTGGTAACGCTGGGAGCTCTGGTGTTTGCTGTTCCCTTTGGGGTGGGTTCAGCTATATATATATCAGAAATTGCCAGTCCCAGAATGCGCGAGATCATCAAACCGGTAATAGAGCTTTTGGCTGGAATACCTTCTGTTGTATATGGACTTTTTGGCATGGCATTTCTGGCTCCTATGCTGATGAAATGGTTTCATCTAAATGCGGGGCTAAATATCCTCAATGCTTCAATAATTCTCGGAATAATGGTGATCCCCATCATCTCAAGTATGAGTGAAGATGCACTTTCCATGGTACCAAAAAGTCTCAGGCAGGCTTCCTTTGGTCTGGGGGCTAATCGCTGGGAAACAATTATGAAAGTTACTTTACCGGCTGCAAAAACCGGCGTGGCAGGCAGTATTCTACTGGGTTTTGGCAGGGCGATTGGTGAAACTATGGTGGTGATCATGGTTGCTGGCGGTTCTCCTCAATTCCCTAAATCAATTTTTCAATCTGTGCGACCCATGACCTCTGCCATTGCAGCGGAAATGGGTGAAACGGCTCATGGCACCATGCACTTTCATGCTTTATATGGCATCGCAGTAGTTCTATTTTTGATTACTTTTATAACTAATCTCACCTCAGAGCTGGTATTTCACCGGAGGAAGAAATGA